One genomic window of Paenibacillus xylanilyticus includes the following:
- the nagA gene encoding N-acetylglucosamine-6-phosphate deacetylase, whose amino-acid sequence MNGTDIAHSNKESGSPVYLLRGKMVLPEGLAQDGLLAWTEGRIIYAGSLEGLPASIRDQAVPVPVPAGGVIVPGFIDIHVHGGYGEDFMDASQEVLDKITSFHSTQGTTAMLATSMTAPKDRLDEVLAEVYRYRSKPMPYAQLEGVHLEGPFFSPKWPGAQNPDHIVLPNVSWLAEWEKEYPGLIRQVTLAPEREGALEVIAWLRQQRITAALGHTDATYEEVERAVEAGLHHAVHTYNAMTPLHHRNPGAAGAVLSDPRISAEVIADGIHVHPAAISILAQLKQSADQLVLITDAMSAAGLEDGEYKIGDLPVIVKEGVARLKDGGALAGSTLTMIRGFRYLVQDVGMSLNAASRAASLTPARLLGIDHRTGSLAAGKQADIVLLNQELGIEGVWVKGRMIGG is encoded by the coding sequence ATGAACGGAACTGACATAGCCCACTCCAACAAAGAGAGCGGCAGCCCCGTTTATCTTCTTCGCGGTAAAATGGTACTGCCTGAAGGTCTGGCGCAGGATGGCCTGCTCGCCTGGACCGAAGGGAGAATCATATACGCCGGGTCACTGGAAGGTCTGCCGGCATCCATCCGTGATCAGGCGGTTCCTGTGCCTGTACCCGCTGGGGGCGTTATCGTCCCCGGGTTCATTGATATCCATGTCCACGGTGGTTATGGAGAAGATTTCATGGATGCAAGCCAAGAAGTGTTGGACAAGATTACTTCCTTTCACAGTACGCAGGGTACCACTGCCATGCTTGCAACGTCCATGACTGCTCCGAAGGACAGACTGGATGAGGTGCTCGCTGAAGTGTACCGTTATCGTTCCAAGCCCATGCCATACGCCCAGCTTGAGGGCGTGCATCTGGAAGGGCCGTTTTTTAGTCCAAAATGGCCTGGAGCACAAAATCCGGACCATATTGTACTGCCTAATGTATCATGGCTCGCCGAATGGGAAAAAGAGTATCCCGGCCTGATTCGCCAAGTTACGCTGGCGCCGGAACGGGAAGGGGCACTTGAAGTTATTGCATGGCTGCGTCAGCAGCGGATTACTGCAGCGCTCGGTCACACGGATGCGACCTACGAAGAGGTGGAGCGAGCGGTTGAAGCCGGGCTGCATCACGCGGTACATACGTACAATGCAATGACTCCGCTGCATCATCGTAATCCCGGAGCCGCGGGAGCCGTACTGAGTGATCCAAGAATCAGCGCTGAAGTGATTGCTGATGGCATTCATGTACACCCTGCAGCGATCTCCATCCTGGCCCAGCTGAAGCAGTCTGCCGATCAGCTTGTGCTAATCACAGACGCCATGTCCGCTGCCGGACTGGAAGACGGGGAATACAAAATCGGCGACCTGCCCGTGATCGTGAAGGAGGGCGTAGCCCGATTAAAGGACGGCGGCGCACTAGCGGGAAGCACCCTGACGATGATTCGTGGCTTCCGCTATCTGGTACAGGACGTAGGCATGAGCCTGAACGCTGCATCTCGCGCAGCCAGTCTCACCCCGGCACGCCTGCTCGGGATTGATCATCGCACCGGTTCCCTGGCTGCAGGGAAACAGGCAGATATCGTTTTGCTTAACCAGGAATTGGGTATTGAGGGTGTATGGGTTAAAGGCAGAATGATTGGCGGTTAA
- a CDS encoding helix-turn-helix domain-containing protein, with the protein MMMETTKRERPPGRLVRLPRFTSGRHKGRFYRNSLMIILLIASIPGLITGIVMYQMVVGRMENEFNRMHQSQIENRARNVDDQLAYLEMTLSHWAFEPRFGNALRTLDFVYYFNETQEIVTTLYVLEGSHPLIKSAQLYLQEPKPILFNREYNELLDDAKIKAYDRYLAMGNHVYWTDWVSNPSIEPAAAKNSSLLHTDAGNALVLVHKIPGEHNNPFGALIITLDNEKVASLLKTLTPYDEGLTFLMDQEGNTLVTGNPGGGQQNSAFEQQLKEEVAQHADSTSFLFKYEDQTYSVSYGSLSRIDSEWTYVSAVPLTSVTSPVKLVSKIIVIASAGSLLLGLMLSWLASRRIYSPVARMLHLLTPGKHEAQANPRLDEFQLLEQQWNELTSRSLTAHRQLQEQLPHLRDSFVLQLVQGHLYAYNEEDLQKRMKNLGFEVEGQQFLLLQMYFTGYARLQGRFGSQDTGLVTFAAVNIIEEVAKSYFNQVSMMNFHDLSSAMLVIAPKDEQLKPQALLWGQELVEVIGKTLKMNVTVMISHSTDSLHELPGIFVEMEQAVAYRSIEEGSQILDLEDEQCFRRAEEATYPLGLEREMIQAIRLGKQEEADRVLEQFMGEIARTGSTEFQVQQMMLQLLGSVQHMMLQTGVTPYKLFGGCNMYERLSAIREPAQMKQWMMSKVLLPYIQEIELRSQEPLKQVVERTMLYMDEHYRNEISLEGCADAEQMTPYALSKAFKQVSGMNFIDYLTKVRMEAAKQLLRETTMKINDIAAAVGYQHSYFNRIFKKQEGVTPSQYRDQWFGK; encoded by the coding sequence ATGATGATGGAAACGACTAAAAGAGAGAGACCGCCAGGTCGATTGGTGCGTTTACCCAGGTTCACTTCCGGACGCCATAAAGGACGTTTTTACCGGAATAGCCTGATGATTATTTTGCTCATTGCCAGCATCCCCGGCTTGATTACAGGTATCGTGATGTACCAGATGGTTGTTGGCAGAATGGAAAATGAATTCAATCGCATGCATCAAAGCCAGATCGAGAATCGGGCACGCAATGTGGACGACCAGCTCGCTTACCTGGAGATGACCCTGTCACATTGGGCCTTTGAACCAAGGTTTGGCAATGCACTGCGAACGCTGGACTTTGTCTATTATTTTAATGAAACGCAGGAGATCGTTACCACATTATATGTACTGGAAGGGTCACATCCCCTGATTAAGTCTGCACAGCTGTATTTGCAGGAACCGAAGCCGATCCTGTTCAACCGGGAGTATAACGAATTATTAGATGATGCGAAAATAAAAGCCTATGACCGTTACCTAGCCATGGGCAATCATGTGTACTGGACAGACTGGGTATCCAACCCAAGTATTGAACCAGCAGCTGCCAAGAACAGCAGTCTGCTGCATACCGATGCAGGCAACGCGCTGGTTCTGGTACATAAAATCCCGGGCGAACATAATAACCCGTTCGGTGCACTCATCATTACCCTGGACAACGAGAAAGTCGCCAGTTTATTGAAAACGCTTACTCCTTATGACGAAGGCTTAACCTTTCTTATGGATCAGGAAGGCAACACGCTGGTCACCGGTAATCCGGGAGGGGGCCAGCAGAATTCAGCCTTTGAACAGCAGCTGAAGGAAGAGGTTGCACAGCATGCGGACAGCACATCTTTTTTGTTCAAATATGAAGATCAGACCTACTCCGTATCCTACGGCTCCTTAAGCCGAATTGATTCCGAATGGACGTATGTCTCCGCTGTACCGCTGACATCTGTGACATCACCGGTGAAGCTGGTATCCAAAATTATTGTCATTGCGAGCGCAGGCAGCCTGCTGCTGGGGCTCATGTTATCCTGGCTTGCTTCACGGCGGATTTACTCTCCTGTGGCGAGAATGCTCCATCTCCTGACACCAGGCAAACATGAGGCTCAGGCCAATCCGAGGCTGGACGAATTCCAGCTGCTGGAACAGCAGTGGAATGAGCTAACTTCCCGGAGTCTTACCGCACACCGTCAACTGCAGGAGCAGCTGCCTCATTTGCGTGACAGCTTTGTGCTGCAGCTGGTTCAAGGACACTTATATGCCTACAACGAGGAAGACCTCCAGAAGCGCATGAAGAATCTCGGATTCGAAGTGGAGGGCCAGCAGTTTTTGCTGCTGCAAATGTATTTTACGGGTTATGCCCGGCTGCAGGGACGATTTGGAAGCCAGGATACCGGCCTGGTGACCTTTGCAGCTGTAAACATTATTGAAGAGGTGGCCAAAAGCTATTTTAACCAAGTCAGTATGATGAACTTTCATGACCTCTCATCAGCCATGCTTGTCATTGCACCGAAGGATGAACAGCTCAAGCCGCAGGCATTGCTCTGGGGTCAGGAGCTGGTAGAGGTTATCGGGAAGACGCTCAAAATGAATGTCACGGTCATGATCAGTCACTCCACAGATTCCTTGCATGAGCTGCCCGGCATCTTTGTTGAGATGGAACAGGCTGTTGCTTATCGCAGCATTGAGGAAGGGAGTCAGATACTCGATCTGGAAGATGAGCAGTGTTTTCGCAGGGCGGAAGAAGCGACTTATCCGCTGGGCTTGGAACGTGAGATGATTCAGGCAATCAGGCTCGGCAAGCAGGAGGAAGCGGATCGGGTGCTGGAACAGTTTATGGGCGAAATCGCCCGGACGGGCAGTACGGAGTTTCAGGTGCAGCAGATGATGCTGCAGCTGCTCGGAAGTGTTCAGCATATGATGCTGCAGACGGGGGTAACGCCTTATAAGCTGTTCGGAGGCTGCAATATGTACGAACGATTGTCAGCAATCCGCGAACCTGCACAGATGAAGCAGTGGATGATGAGTAAGGTGCTGCTGCCCTATATACAGGAAATCGAGCTGCGATCGCAGGAGCCGCTGAAACAGGTGGTGGAACGGACGATGCTGTATATGGATGAGCATTATCGTAACGAAATCTCACTGGAAGGCTGTGCAGATGCAGAACAGATGACACCCTATGCGCTCAGCAAAGCCTTCAAGCAAGTATCGGGCATGAACTTTATTGATTATTTGACAAAGGTCCGAATGGAGGCGGCCAAACAGCTGCTGCGTGAGACAACGATGAAAATTAATGATATCGCAGCTGCTGTTGGTTATCAGCACAGCTATTTTAATCGCATCTTCAAAAAACAGGAGGGAGTAACGCCAAGCCAGTATCGGGATCAGTGGTTTGGCAAATGA
- a CDS encoding YhcN/YlaJ family sporulation lipoprotein, whose product MPAAKKAKAISLSLSTAIFVMAGLTGCGDGRDNNNLQTNNAGQEVRGLNRYGVETNGMDGIRAKSYRMHNVTDLKSSDELAKRITEMKEIKSANVLLTDRNAYVAVRLTDGHAGKMDSQSNRNGNHNSTMNGTLRNRASGTMRTESMNQDLGGMRVHAGDGTMSPYTTSGIAPGLNTGSATDRSHMGNDRSIYGTMGTGSFGMMRGLTNTGRERTMSDGHYGMQSEGQGVGQRQDSSDDNTSEEIKGKVAAKIKQFAPNVENVYVSANPEFVEHVESYAKDIRNGKPVSGMIDTFQSMVERIFPTNAMNQRRDGILGDGVLNRNNNNDGIMHPNHR is encoded by the coding sequence ATGCCAGCAGCCAAAAAGGCGAAAGCAATCAGCTTATCATTGTCTACTGCAATTTTTGTAATGGCCGGACTGACAGGGTGCGGTGATGGCCGGGATAACAACAATTTGCAAACCAATAATGCGGGTCAGGAAGTTCGAGGCCTGAACCGTTATGGTGTGGAAACCAATGGAATGGATGGCATTCGTGCCAAGAGTTATCGCATGCATAATGTCACTGACCTGAAATCCAGTGACGAACTGGCTAAACGCATTACCGAAATGAAAGAGATCAAGTCGGCCAATGTACTGTTAACCGACCGTAACGCTTATGTTGCTGTCCGTTTAACTGACGGTCATGCCGGCAAGATGGATAGTCAATCGAATCGTAACGGTAACCATAACAGCACGATGAACGGTACTTTGCGGAATCGTGCGAGTGGAACCATGCGAACGGAGAGCATGAATCAGGATCTGGGTGGTATGCGCGTTCATGCGGGCGACGGAACGATGTCACCGTACACGACCAGTGGTATTGCGCCAGGATTGAACACCGGTTCGGCTACAGACCGCAGCCATATGGGGAACGACCGCAGCATTTACGGAACAATGGGTACCGGATCATTTGGCATGATGCGCGGGCTCACGAACACGGGCAGAGAACGTACGATGAGTGATGGCCATTATGGAATGCAAAGTGAAGGACAGGGCGTAGGACAACGCCAGGACAGCTCGGATGACAACACGTCTGAAGAGATCAAAGGCAAAGTTGCAGCCAAAATCAAGCAATTTGCACCGAATGTAGAGAATGTCTATGTATCGGCCAATCCGGAATTTGTCGAGCATGTGGAGTCCTATGCCAAGGATATTCGTAACGGCAAACCCGTTAGCGGCATGATTGATACGTTCCAATCGATGGTTGAACGCATCTTCCCCACCAACGCCATGAATCAGCGCCGTGATGGTATTCTTGGTGATGGCGTGTTAAACCGCAACAACAATAATGATGGCATTATGCATCCTAATCATCGGTAA
- a CDS encoding ABC transporter permease produces MTTMPMKRESNWKRQIKRNKWLYVLVLPGFLYFVIFKYLPMWGIVIAFQDYQPFLGIKNSEWVGMENFTTFFSNPDFFRLLRNTLVLAIYDLIFFFPAPIIIALLLNEIRVAFFKRTIQTLVYVPHFVSMVIIASITYVFLTPQGGVLYDLIAWITGKPIDVLSSPGSFRPLIIIQMMWKEMGWGTIIFLAALAGVDTEQYEASIVDGAGRLRRMWHITLPAIRTTIVILLILRLGNFLDTGFEQIYLMTNSLNRDVADVFDTYVYTVGITQGAFSYSTAVGLFKSVVGIILVLGSNKLAKRFGHPGIY; encoded by the coding sequence ATGACCACGATGCCGATGAAGCGAGAGTCGAACTGGAAGAGGCAGATCAAGCGCAACAAATGGCTGTACGTGCTTGTGCTTCCCGGATTTCTGTACTTTGTTATCTTTAAATATTTGCCCATGTGGGGAATCGTCATTGCCTTTCAGGACTATCAGCCTTTTCTCGGTATCAAGAACAGTGAATGGGTGGGCATGGAGAACTTTACGACTTTTTTCTCCAACCCGGACTTTTTTCGATTGCTGCGTAACACGCTGGTTCTTGCCATATATGATCTCATATTCTTTTTCCCGGCACCGATCATTATTGCCCTTTTATTAAATGAAATCAGGGTCGCGTTCTTCAAAAGAACGATTCAAACGCTGGTGTATGTACCCCATTTCGTGTCCATGGTGATTATCGCCAGTATCACTTACGTCTTCCTGACCCCTCAAGGCGGGGTACTGTACGACCTGATTGCCTGGATAACTGGAAAGCCAATTGATGTATTATCCAGTCCGGGTTCGTTTCGTCCACTGATTATCATTCAGATGATGTGGAAGGAGATGGGCTGGGGAACAATCATCTTCCTGGCCGCACTCGCAGGCGTGGACACCGAGCAGTATGAGGCCTCTATTGTGGATGGTGCGGGACGATTGCGACGCATGTGGCACATTACGCTGCCGGCGATTCGCACAACCATTGTGATTCTGCTCATTCTAAGACTGGGGAACTTTTTGGATACGGGATTCGAACAGATTTATCTGATGACCAATTCGCTTAACCGGGATGTGGCCGATGTATTTGATACCTATGTCTATACGGTAGGGATTACGCAAGGGGCATTCAGCTACAGTACCGCAGTAGGATTATTCAAATCGGTCGTGGGGATCATCCTAGTCCTCGGCAGCAATAAACTTGCCAAAAGATTTGGCCATCCAGGGATTTATTAA
- a CDS encoding dipeptidase, which produces MKEQAYFQENREKHLAELNEWLSIPSISAISAHKEDINRAAQWAADALTRAGMENVEVIQTAGHPIVYADHLHAHGKPTALIYGHYDVQPVDPLNLWETPPFEPTVRDGKLFARGATDDKGQIFLHIKAVEALLAENKELPVNVKFCIEGEEEISSPNLPIYLNDNTDKLRADMVLISDTSLLEKGKPAISTGLRGLCSLEVDLNTANTDLHSGSFGGGVPNALHALVSLLASLHDEQGRVSVDGFYDGVLPLSPEMREEFVKQGFNEEQLRQDLGLEQLYGEEGYSFVERVGARPTLELNGVWGGFQGEGTKTVIPKEAHAKITCRLVADQDPQQVLDRIEAHLRAHVQPGATLHVKQIEKAFAFNTDPTDPILQKAADAYEQVYGVRALFTKDGGSIPIVEKLSRVLGVPAVMMGFGLPDENLHAPNEHFNLENFDKGLLTIVQFLKSL; this is translated from the coding sequence ATGAAAGAACAGGCTTATTTTCAAGAGAATAGAGAAAAACATCTGGCAGAACTGAATGAATGGCTGTCCATTCCCAGCATTTCGGCCATTTCGGCTCATAAAGAGGATATTAACCGTGCTGCACAATGGGCGGCAGATGCACTGACACGTGCAGGCATGGAAAATGTAGAGGTTATTCAAACCGCTGGTCATCCCATTGTTTATGCAGACCACCTGCATGCACATGGCAAACCAACAGCACTGATCTATGGACACTATGACGTGCAACCTGTCGATCCGCTTAACCTGTGGGAAACGCCTCCCTTCGAACCTACTGTTCGGGACGGAAAACTGTTCGCACGTGGGGCGACAGATGACAAAGGACAAATCTTCTTACATATTAAAGCCGTAGAAGCCCTGCTCGCTGAAAACAAGGAACTTCCGGTTAACGTGAAATTCTGCATCGAAGGCGAAGAGGAAATCTCCAGCCCGAACCTGCCGATCTACCTGAATGACAATACAGACAAGCTTCGTGCAGACATGGTCTTGATCTCCGATACTTCCCTGCTCGAAAAAGGAAAACCAGCGATCTCCACAGGCCTGCGCGGTCTTTGCTCGCTCGAGGTAGATCTGAATACGGCCAACACCGACCTACACTCCGGCTCCTTCGGCGGTGGTGTACCGAACGCACTGCATGCGCTCGTATCCCTGCTCGCTTCGCTGCATGATGAGCAAGGCCGCGTGAGCGTGGATGGTTTCTATGATGGCGTTCTCCCCCTCTCTCCGGAAATGAGAGAAGAGTTCGTGAAGCAAGGCTTCAATGAAGAGCAGCTTCGCCAGGATCTTGGACTGGAACAATTGTACGGTGAAGAAGGCTACTCGTTCGTGGAACGTGTTGGCGCACGTCCAACACTGGAGCTGAACGGTGTATGGGGCGGCTTCCAGGGTGAAGGTACCAAAACCGTCATTCCAAAAGAGGCTCATGCCAAAATTACATGCCGCCTTGTTGCCGACCAAGACCCTCAACAGGTGCTGGATCGCATTGAAGCACACCTGCGTGCACACGTACAGCCAGGTGCCACGCTGCATGTGAAACAAATCGAGAAAGCCTTTGCGTTCAATACCGATCCGACCGATCCAATCCTGCAAAAAGCGGCTGACGCTTATGAGCAGGTGTATGGCGTTCGTGCCCTGTTTACCAAAGATGGCGGCTCCATCCCGATCGTTGAGAAGCTCTCCCGTGTACTCGGCGTACCTGCCGTGATGATGGGCTTTGGTTTGCCGGATGAGAACCTGCACGCACCGAATGAACACTTCAACCTGGAGAACTTTGATAAAGGGTTGTTGACGATTGTACAATTTTTGAAGAGCTTGTAA
- a CDS encoding DUF4303 domain-containing protein produces the protein MDQFLNEFEDKFRAGFLPDLEQTLQEMQHEKVYACAFGTDSDWITLFMAANTEESLARHIARMKEEGLCDSEQDEIYYRWGCSEYQYGEDTHFNHISRLLYAAEDVQHYKDEMIQIIAKVVSETPDEVFARYGQSKADITFFISMTDDDEAEELENQSVVLMTESSLASEFLKRYDGLE, from the coding sequence ATGGATCAATTCTTAAATGAATTTGAGGACAAGTTCAGAGCCGGCTTTCTTCCCGATCTGGAGCAAACGCTGCAAGAGATGCAGCATGAAAAAGTATATGCTTGTGCGTTTGGAACAGACAGTGACTGGATCACCCTGTTTATGGCGGCCAATACGGAGGAATCGCTTGCGAGGCATATTGCCAGGATGAAAGAAGAAGGCCTGTGTGACAGTGAGCAGGACGAAATCTACTATCGATGGGGCTGCTCAGAGTATCAGTATGGCGAAGATACGCATTTCAACCATATCAGCCGATTGTTGTATGCTGCGGAAGATGTACAGCATTATAAGGATGAGATGATACAGATTATTGCCAAGGTCGTGAGTGAAACACCTGATGAAGTTTTTGCCCGTTACGGACAATCCAAGGCAGACATTACGTTCTTCATATCCATGACCGATGATGATGAGGCTGAAGAACTGGAAAATCAATCGGTTGTATTGATGACAGAAAGTAGCCTGGCCAGTGAGTTTTTGAAGCGGTATGATGGTCTGGAGTAG
- the nagB gene encoding glucosamine-6-phosphate deaminase, protein MNIRIFENEEDLNATGAGLIASLLQTKPRAVLGLATGSSPVGIYKQLINLYQKGLVSFAQASSFNLDEYVGLPVEHQESYRSFMNEQLFHHIDMDLAKTHVPNGQAADLDQECALYEQRLDDLGPVDLQLLGIGHNGHIGFNEPGNELTGRTHVVDLKEETRKANARFFASIDEVPAQAITMGVGTILKAKQILLIARGEEKAEIIREAFMGPITTQCPASLLQCHPNVVVLLDRAAGRLVK, encoded by the coding sequence ATGAACATTCGTATTTTTGAAAATGAAGAAGACCTGAATGCTACAGGTGCTGGCCTCATTGCCAGCTTGCTGCAAACAAAACCACGGGCTGTGCTCGGACTTGCAACGGGAAGTTCTCCGGTGGGCATTTATAAACAGCTCATTAACTTGTACCAGAAAGGGCTGGTGAGCTTCGCGCAGGCTTCTTCCTTCAATCTGGATGAGTACGTCGGGCTTCCGGTGGAGCATCAGGAGAGCTATCGCAGCTTCATGAATGAGCAGCTCTTTCATCATATTGATATGGATCTGGCTAAAACGCATGTACCGAACGGGCAAGCAGCAGACCTGGACCAGGAATGTGCCTTGTATGAACAGCGGCTGGATGACCTGGGACCTGTAGACTTGCAGCTGCTGGGTATTGGACACAATGGTCATATTGGCTTTAACGAACCGGGGAATGAACTGACCGGACGCACGCATGTGGTGGATCTGAAAGAAGAGACCCGCAAGGCCAATGCCCGTTTTTTTGCAAGTATTGATGAAGTCCCTGCTCAGGCCATAACGATGGGGGTAGGTACGATTCTGAAAGCCAAACAAATTTTGCTGATCGCCCGCGGTGAGGAAAAGGCCGAAATCATTCGCGAAGCCTTCATGGGGCCGATCACAACCCAGTGTCCTGCGTCCTTGCTGCAATGCCATCCGAATGTGGTTGTACTGCTGGATCGTGCTGCCGGGAGGTTGGTAAAATGA
- a CDS encoding carbohydrate ABC transporter permease — translation MNSRLYNSPAGKVFDIFNYVMLGILGILTVLPFLYIIGNSFATEAEITERSFFLIPKVFSFSAYEYIFSSSTIFRSIGVSVFVTVAGTLVNLFFTLTMAYPLSRSDFWGRNVMMNMVIFSMLFGGGMIPTYLVIRGLGLLDSYWALMLPGAISAFNLIVVKNFFQQMPPGLEEAARIDGCSDLGVLWRIVLPLSKPVIATFALFYAVGHWNNFFSALLYISDSDKWPLQVMLRQIVLLSQASVGDMANMDPNFVQPPEQSIKMAVIVVGTIPILLVYPFLQKHFAKGVMLGSIKG, via the coding sequence ATGAACAGCCGTCTCTACAACAGCCCAGCCGGCAAAGTATTTGATATTTTCAACTACGTCATGCTGGGTATCCTGGGCATACTGACTGTCCTTCCTTTCCTGTATATTATAGGGAATTCGTTCGCAACCGAAGCCGAGATTACGGAACGCAGTTTCTTTCTCATTCCGAAAGTCTTCTCCTTCAGCGCGTATGAATATATTTTTTCTTCGTCCACCATTTTCCGCAGCATTGGCGTCTCCGTATTTGTAACGGTAGCAGGCACGCTGGTCAATCTGTTCTTCACGCTGACGATGGCTTATCCGCTATCCAGAAGCGACTTCTGGGGCCGAAACGTCATGATGAACATGGTGATCTTCTCCATGCTGTTCGGCGGAGGAATGATTCCGACGTATCTCGTCATCCGTGGACTAGGATTGCTTGATTCTTACTGGGCCCTTATGCTTCCTGGCGCAATCAGCGCTTTTAATTTAATTGTTGTCAAAAACTTTTTTCAGCAAATGCCGCCCGGGCTGGAGGAAGCGGCCCGTATCGACGGTTGCTCGGATCTCGGGGTACTCTGGCGAATTGTCCTGCCATTATCCAAACCGGTGATTGCCACGTTTGCGTTATTTTATGCCGTAGGGCATTGGAATAACTTCTTCTCGGCACTCCTGTACATTTCTGACAGTGACAAATGGCCGCTGCAGGTGATGCTGAGGCAGATTGTTCTGCTCTCGCAGGCAAGCGTTGGGGATATGGCCAATATGGATCCCAATTTCGTACAGCCACCGGAACAGTCCATTAAAATGGCTGTCATCGTGGTAGGTACCATTCCGATTTTGCTCGTGTATCCGTTTTTGCAAAAGCATTTTGCCAAAGGTGTCATGTTAGGCTCAATCAAAGGCTAA
- a CDS encoding helix-turn-helix domain-containing protein yields MKGIDHKSKFLLTHREREVFELLVQDKTTRDIAGQLFISEKTVRNHISNVMQKLNVKGRSQAVVELIKLGELKI; encoded by the coding sequence TTGAAGGGTATCGATCATAAAAGCAAATTTTTGTTGACCCACCGTGAACGCGAAGTATTCGAATTGCTGGTTCAGGACAAAACGACGCGTGACATCGCAGGGCAGTTATTCATCAGCGAGAAAACGGTGCGTAACCATATTTCGAATGTGATGCAGAAACTCAATGTTAAGGGTCGTTCGCAAGCAGTTGTAGAGCTGATTAAGCTCGGAGAACTGAAGATTTAG
- a CDS encoding MurR/RpiR family transcriptional regulator produces the protein MAAIIHALQQELDGLPSQERRIAEVILQSPSDIPGWTINYLAEQSGTSPATVTRFCKSFHFKGFPDFKMKLAAELSHSTDKTAYQDIVAGNPLSKIVEAIEANHLASIADTTRLLDLGRLEHAVQLLCQARRIDLYGVATSSIVTQDFYQKLVRIGKSCTAFSDSHMQITSASSLSEGDVAMAVSYSGETPETIDALHCAKQAGAATISLTSYGNNKLAGVSDIPLFTSSLEEGMRRGDMASRIALLHVIDILFTGMMSADFDRFIPKLEQSYHNVQSYRVQQHGGA, from the coding sequence ATGGCAGCCATCATACATGCCTTACAGCAAGAGCTGGATGGACTTCCATCACAGGAACGGCGAATCGCAGAGGTTATCTTGCAATCTCCGTCGGATATCCCCGGCTGGACAATTAATTACCTTGCTGAACAAAGCGGTACCAGTCCGGCAACGGTCACTCGTTTCTGTAAGTCCTTTCACTTCAAGGGCTTCCCGGATTTTAAAATGAAGCTCGCCGCAGAGCTGTCTCATTCAACGGATAAAACGGCTTATCAGGATATCGTGGCAGGCAATCCGTTGTCCAAAATTGTGGAGGCCATCGAGGCCAACCACCTTGCCTCCATTGCGGATACCACCCGGCTGCTGGATTTGGGCAGATTGGAGCATGCAGTTCAGCTGTTATGCCAAGCACGTCGCATTGATCTGTACGGTGTGGCGACCTCATCCATCGTGACACAGGATTTCTATCAGAAACTCGTGCGAATCGGCAAAAGCTGTACGGCCTTTTCGGATTCACATATGCAGATTACGTCAGCTTCCTCGCTAAGTGAAGGAGATGTGGCCATGGCCGTATCCTACTCGGGTGAAACGCCTGAGACCATCGATGCCCTGCATTGCGCCAAACAGGCGGGAGCTGCAACGATCTCACTTACTTCCTACGGGAACAACAAGCTCGCCGGAGTATCCGATATTCCGCTATTTACGTCTTCACTGGAAGAGGGCATGAGACGGGGAGATATGGCTTCCCGGATTGCGCTGCTGCATGTCATTGATATTTTGTTCACAGGCATGATGAGTGCCGATTTTGACCGCTTTATCCCCAAACTGGAACAATCGTATCACAATGTGCAGTCCTATCGAGTTCAACAACATGGAGGTGCGTGA